Below is a window of Mycobacterium dioxanotrophicus DNA.
CCCGTCGTTGACGACGATGGTCGAGACCACGGCACGCTCCGCACCGGCCCGGATCAACGGCGCGTCGGTGGCGACCCTGTGAGATCCGAGCGTTGCCGAATACCACAGGGCTTCAACCAGATTCGTCTTTCCGAAACCGTTGGGACCGACGAATACGGTCCGGCCCGGCTCGAGGTCCACGTCGGCGTGCGCCCAGGACCGGAAATCGGTCAAGGTCAGGTGGCGGGCGTACACGGCCACACCTCCCGTGCCATTTCGCCCGCGCACCTGCGCGCTGCGTGCGCCCCGTCGGGCAGGATCACCCGGACTCGCTGATCCTCTGCACGGCGTGTCCACCGAACTGGTTACGCAGCGCCGCCACCGCTTTCATGGTGGGGGAGTCCTCTTGCCTCGAGGCGAACCGCGCGAACAGCGACGCGGCGATCACCGGCATCGGCACACGGTGGTGGATCGCCTCTTCGACAGTCCACCGGCCTTCGCCGGAATCCTCTGTGTAGCCGGTGATCTCGTCGAACCCGGGGTCTTCCTTGAGCGCCTTGGCCAGGAGTTCCTGCAGCCACGACCGCACCACCGTACCGTTGGACCAGGCCTGGATCACCGCCTGCGGGCTCTTGATCAGGTCCTCGGCCGCCAGCAACTCGTAGCCCTCGGCGTAGGCGTGCATCAAGCCGTACTCGATGCCGTTGTGCACCATCTTGGCGTAGTGCCCGGCACCCACCGGCCCGGCGTGCACGAATCCGTCGGCGAGTTCACCGGCCGGGCGCAGGGTGTCGAAGATCGGCATGGCCCTGGCCACATCCTCATCGCTGCCGC
It encodes the following:
- the gnd gene encoding phosphogluconate dehydrogenase (NAD(+)-dependent, decarboxylating) — translated: MQLGLIGLGKMGYNMRERLRKGGHEVIGYDPRPEVSDVASLADLAAELTAPRVVWVMVPSGTITDQTIVSLADVLSPGDLVIDGGNSRYTEDGPHAKLLGEKGIAYIDAGVSGGVWGLTEGYGLMVGGSDEDVARAMPIFDTLRPAGELADGFVHAGPVGAGHYAKMVHNGIEYGLMHAYAEGYELLAAEDLIKSPQAVIQAWSNGTVVRSWLQELLAKALKEDPGFDEITGYTEDSGEGRWTVEEAIHHRVPMPVIAASLFARFASRQEDSPTMKAVAALRNQFGGHAVQRISESG